From one Butyricimonas faecihominis genomic stretch:
- a CDS encoding helix-turn-helix domain-containing protein, translated as MDDRDLILKIGKRIKEIRLSKPMTLDELAAASNMDNANIARLESGNTNPTIRTLYKISRGLKVKLKELVDVE; from the coding sequence ATGGACGATAGAGACTTAATTTTAAAAATTGGTAAAAGAATAAAAGAAATAAGGCTTTCTAAACCTATGACATTGGATGAACTTGCAGCAGCTTCCAATATGGATAATGCTAATATTGCTAGACTTGAATCTGGTAATACTAATCCAACAATACGTACTCTCTATAAAATAAGCCGAGGACTTAAAGTCAAATTAAAAGAGTTAGTTGACGTTGAATAA
- a CDS encoding DUF2442 domain-containing protein, with the protein MENIIVEKVWLTDTEVWIRITDGREACERFADYQRLKFATPKQRENFQVGDFGIRWEELDEDLSFEGFFLEKKSNPLYDLFIAHPELNAAAIARRLGMSQSLFAQYVSGTKKPSKKRLEEIVETIRAIGRELISISA; encoded by the coding sequence ATGGAAAATATCATCGTAGAAAAAGTCTGGTTGACCGATACAGAGGTATGGATACGTATCACTGACGGTAGGGAAGCATGTGAAAGGTTTGCCGACTATCAAAGATTGAAGTTTGCAACTCCAAAACAACGTGAAAATTTTCAAGTGGGTGATTTTGGTATTCGCTGGGAAGAACTAGATGAGGATTTAAGTTTTGAGGGATTTTTCCTTGAGAAAAAATCTAATCCTTTATATGATTTGTTTATAGCTCACCCGGAGTTGAATGCTGCAGCTATAGCACGTCGTTTGGGTATGTCTCAAAGTTTATTTGCACAATATGTAAGTGGCACGAAGAAACCCTCTAAAAAGCGTTTGGAAGAAATTGTAGAAACAATACGTGCAATAGGACGTGAATTAATATCTATATCGGCATGA
- a CDS encoding DUF5053 domain-containing protein — protein MASYKELNEELEQMKAEFLTLHSEEEEREFGEKMERFVASKSPEDRKILAQAFVNGAKESCERAEKLYDETLRVYLEGIYESISWSYVARHYFGKSRSWLCQRINGLKIRNKEVQFTENEKKILLDALLDLSNNIKRTALVIGHL, from the coding sequence ATGGCAAGTTACAAAGAATTAAACGAGGAATTGGAACAAATGAAAGCGGAATTCTTGACTCTTCATTCCGAGGAAGAAGAGCGGGAATTTGGTGAGAAGATGGAACGATTTGTAGCTTCCAAAAGCCCGGAAGATCGTAAAATTCTCGCTCAAGCGTTTGTGAATGGTGCGAAGGAATCTTGTGAACGTGCGGAGAAATTATACGATGAAACGTTACGTGTTTATCTGGAAGGGATATATGAATCAATTTCGTGGTCTTATGTTGCTCGACACTATTTTGGAAAGAGTCGATCATGGTTGTGTCAGCGTATAAATGGGTTGAAGATTAGAAATAAAGAAGTACAATTTACCGAGAATGAAAAGAAGATATTATTAGATGCGTTACTTGATTTAAGTAATAACATTAAACGTACAGCTCTTGTTATAGGGCATCTCTGA
- a CDS encoding diguanylate cyclase, with amino-acid sequence MFSYEELKARIEHEKNSLRFYVLYWHILKKDMSEEELERMIDFHLDRLIELLRLKG; translated from the coding sequence ATGTTTTCCTATGAAGAGCTAAAGGCTCGGATAGAACATGAGAAAAATAGTCTTAGGTTCTATGTCCTTTACTGGCATATTTTGAAAAAAGATATGTCGGAAGAGGAACTGGAGAGAATGATTGACTTTCATTTAGATCGTTTGATCGAACTACTTCGGTTGAAAGGTTGA
- a CDS encoding methylated-DNA--[protein]-cysteine S-methyltransferase, protein MIQIQHYESPCGELILGSFEGKLCLCDWMFEKRRASIDKRIQKALGADYEEGVSDVIRETIIQLDEYFARQRKTFDIPLVFTGTEFQNSVWQELLDIPYGKTVSYGELAKKLGNPKAVRAVAAANGANPISIFVPCHRVIGGNHKLVGYGGGLEAKKGLLDLEMGVKSLLNGMR, encoded by the coding sequence ATGATACAAATTCAACATTATGAATCTCCCTGTGGAGAGCTGATTCTTGGCTCTTTCGAGGGTAAACTTTGTTTGTGTGACTGGATGTTTGAAAAACGCAGGGCATCTATTGATAAACGGATTCAGAAAGCGCTAGGGGCCGATTACGAAGAGGGTGTTTCTGACGTGATCCGGGAAACAATCATCCAGCTTGACGAATATTTTGCTCGCCAGAGGAAAACGTTTGATATTCCGCTCGTCTTTACGGGAACGGAGTTCCAGAATTCGGTGTGGCAGGAGTTGCTGGATATACCATACGGAAAAACGGTGTCTTATGGTGAGTTGGCTAAAAAGTTGGGAAACCCGAAAGCTGTTCGTGCCGTGGCTGCAGCTAATGGTGCGAATCCTATTTCGATTTTTGTTCCTTGTCATCGGGTGATTGGGGGTAACCATAAATTGGTCGGTTACGGGGGAGGCTTGGAGGCTAAAAAGGGTTTGCTAGATCTAGAGATGGGGGTGAAAAGTTTATTGAATGGTATGCGGTAA
- a CDS encoding SufE family protein: MPEWADRYNYFVELGESLPAMPVAFQVPENRIACNSMLYFYVCHTKTFAIYLLLPMP; this comes from the coding sequence CTGCCGGAATGGGCGGATCGCTATAATTATTTTGTTGAGCTGGGGGAATCTTTACCTGCAATGCCCGTGGCATTTCAAGTACCGGAGAACCGGATTGCTTGCAATTCGATGTTGTATTTCTACGTGTGCCATACTAAGACCTTTGCTATATATTTGCTTCTGCCAATGCCGTGA
- a CDS encoding type ISP restriction/modification enzyme, with amino-acid sequence MDNSNFTIENIPVEAYDYVVNGKSAIEWIMERYAITTHKDSSITNDPNCWAVKHNNPRYILDFC; translated from the coding sequence GTGGATAATAGTAATTTTACTATCGAAAATATTCCAGTAGAGGCTTATGATTATGTAGTAAATGGTAAAAGTGCTATCGAGTGGATTATGGAACGTTATGCCATCACTACTCATAAGGATAGCAGCATTACTAATGATCCTAACTGTTGGGCTGTAAAGCATAATAATCCTCGCTATATACTAGATTTTTGCTAA
- a CDS encoding SufE family protein: MFASANAVILAGLAAMLFNLCNGVSWKDIRDNMPYLLATLKELGLIDNLTLSRRVALLTMVEKITNS; the protein is encoded by the coding sequence ATATTTGCTTCTGCCAATGCCGTGATACTTGCTGGGTTGGCCGCTATGCTTTTTAACCTCTGCAACGGGGTATCATGGAAGGACATCCGGGATAATATGCCGTATCTACTTGCTACCTTAAAAGAATTGGGGTTGATTGATAATCTCACGCTGTCGAGGCGTGTGGCACTATTGACAATGGTTGAGAAAATAACGAATTCATAA